A region of Massilia sp. KIM DNA encodes the following proteins:
- a CDS encoding AraC family transcriptional regulator has translation MFAQRRLDHPIAASCSERISRLAAALDPASFGALPFPAGLHVGAALSGEAPPAGDASCIFIYCGHAGELTAPFHPCYRVHTALAPLAPLMWEPEQGPAIRLSVQVDPQLAAELLLELGELHAHSPMGGESQAWLPLDAGMAETVLRLLRALPCAAELRVLGPGIVREFVYRALAGPQGALLRAALGHPASMRGIGKALHRIRTSYAEDLDVAALADEAGMSVATFHAHFKAFTHTTPIQFLKQTRLQQARLLMMREGLSAAHASQLVGYESSSQFSREFKRLFGRTPTQEATRLKASLRMGATTAAPPTRDMEFSPSIQSHTRLW, from the coding sequence ATGTTTGCCCAGCGCCGCCTCGACCACCCGATTGCCGCCTCCTGCAGCGAGCGGATCTCCCGGCTGGCAGCGGCGCTCGACCCGGCAAGCTTCGGCGCCCTGCCTTTCCCCGCCGGCCTGCACGTCGGCGCAGCCCTGTCCGGGGAGGCGCCGCCGGCTGGCGACGCGTCATGCATCTTCATCTATTGCGGCCACGCCGGCGAGCTGACGGCGCCTTTCCACCCCTGTTACCGTGTGCACACCGCCCTGGCGCCGCTCGCGCCCCTGATGTGGGAGCCGGAGCAAGGCCCGGCCATCCGCCTGTCCGTGCAAGTCGACCCGCAATTGGCGGCCGAACTGCTGCTTGAACTCGGCGAACTGCACGCCCATTCCCCCATGGGCGGCGAGTCGCAAGCCTGGCTCCCGCTGGACGCCGGCATGGCCGAGACCGTGCTGCGGCTGTTGCGGGCGCTGCCTTGCGCGGCCGAGCTGCGGGTACTCGGGCCTGGCATCGTGCGCGAGTTCGTCTACCGCGCCCTTGCCGGCCCCCAGGGCGCGCTGCTGCGTGCGGCCCTCGGCCATCCGGCCAGCATGCGCGGGATAGGCAAGGCCCTGCACCGCATCCGCACATCGTATGCCGAGGACCTCGACGTGGCGGCCCTGGCGGACGAAGCGGGAATGAGCGTCGCCACCTTCCACGCGCACTTCAAGGCGTTCACGCACACCACGCCGATCCAGTTCCTGAAACAGACGCGCCTGCAGCAGGCCCGCCTCCTGATGATGCGTGAAGGCCTGAGCGCCGCCCACGCATCGCAGCTGGTCGGTTACGAAAGCAGCTCGCAGTTCAGCCGCGAATTCAAGCGCCTGTTCGGCCGTACCCCGACACAGGAAGCGACCCGTCTGAAAGCCTCGCTTCGCATGGGCGCGACGACAGCCGCGCCGCCGACTCGCGACATGGAGTTTTCTCCTTCCATACAGTCGCACACCCGGCTCTGGTGA
- a CDS encoding NADPH-dependent F420 reductase, whose product MSTTSTPKQIDTVGIIGAGAIGQAMAKRLVAAGVDVILSNSRGPETLAPVVDALGPRSRAGTRQEAAKADIVFVSVNWSRLEGALDGIDWHGRILIDANNPVLLPGYRLAELGGRNSSQVLSELAPGARVVKGFNTLLASVLASDPAQAGGRRVVFLSGDDGEAKTVVAGLAERLGFATIDLGSLEVGGALQQFPGGPLPALNLVKLG is encoded by the coding sequence ATGTCCACCACCAGCACCCCCAAGCAGATCGACACCGTCGGCATCATCGGCGCCGGCGCCATCGGCCAGGCCATGGCGAAGCGCCTCGTCGCCGCCGGCGTCGACGTCATCCTCAGCAACAGCCGCGGCCCCGAGACGCTGGCCCCGGTCGTCGATGCGCTCGGCCCGCGCAGCCGCGCCGGCACCCGCCAGGAAGCCGCCAAGGCCGACATCGTGTTCGTCAGCGTGAACTGGTCGCGCCTCGAAGGCGCTCTCGACGGCATCGACTGGCATGGCCGCATCCTCATCGACGCCAACAATCCGGTGCTGCTGCCCGGCTACCGCCTGGCCGAACTCGGCGGACGCAACTCGAGCCAGGTGCTGAGCGAACTCGCGCCCGGTGCGCGCGTGGTCAAGGGCTTCAACACCCTGCTCGCCTCGGTGCTGGCGAGCGATCCGGCGCAGGCGGGCGGACGCCGCGTCGTCTTCCTGTCGGGCGACGACGGGGAGGCCAAGACCGTGGTCGCCGGCCTGGCCGAGCGCCTCGGCTTCGCCACCATCGACCTGGGCAGCCTGGAAGTCGGCGGCGCCCTCCAGCAATTCCCCGGCGGTCCGCTGCCGGCCCTGAACCTCGTGAAACTGGGCTGA
- a CDS encoding ester cyclase, with product MTTMPDTDTVAERAKAIVRRNTEEVQGGGDFALFDRLFADDFVDHTPQPGGTPDKAGARLLYGALRQAFPDFHAVIHWQAAEGDRVTTYKTYHGTHEGVLFGVAPTGRKVQFDTVDVMRVRDGRITEHWGVAHLYSLLQQVGVLPAMLPAA from the coding sequence ATGACCACCATGCCCGACACCGACACCGTTGCGGAACGCGCCAAGGCCATCGTCCGCCGCAATACCGAAGAAGTCCAGGGCGGCGGGGACTTCGCCCTGTTCGACCGCCTGTTCGCCGACGATTTCGTCGACCACACGCCGCAGCCGGGCGGCACGCCCGACAAGGCTGGCGCCCGCCTCCTGTACGGCGCCCTGCGCCAGGCCTTCCCCGACTTCCACGCCGTGATCCACTGGCAGGCGGCCGAGGGCGACCGCGTCACCACCTACAAGACCTATCACGGCACCCACGAGGGCGTGCTGTTCGGCGTCGCGCCGACCGGCCGCAAGGTGCAGTTCGACACGGTCGACGTGATGCGGGTCCGGGACGGCCGCATCACCGAACACTGGGGCGTCGCCCACCTGTATTCGCTGCTCCAGCAAGTGGGCGTGCTGCCCGCGATGCTGCCCGCAGCCTGA